Proteins from a single region of Butyrivibrio fibrisolvens:
- a CDS encoding DUF6431 domain-containing protein, which produces MKKIFLVESNGITPPCPHCGGELKYRDSKKRIHRKEGGIIEWFIIRRLQCLGCGGFHTELPDCLVPYKHYDSEIITGVIDGIVTSDDEDSEDYPCEETMKRWILWYKENKERAEGYLRNTIYRLLDNRDDFLISGVSLLSTFKKIEVKPHWLGYIIRTIYNSGNYLVPVW; this is translated from the coding sequence ATAAAGAAAATATTTTTAGTTGAGAGCAATGGTATCACACCACCGTGTCCTCACTGTGGTGGTGAGCTTAAATACCGAGATTCCAAGAAACGGATACACCGCAAGGAAGGTGGTATTATAGAGTGGTTTATCATCCGAAGGCTTCAATGCTTGGGATGTGGGGGCTTTCATACAGAGTTGCCGGATTGCCTGGTCCCCTATAAACATTATGACTCAGAGATAATAACCGGAGTCATAGATGGAATTGTTACATCAGATGATGAGGATTCCGAAGACTACCCTTGTGAGGAAACTATGAAAAGATGGATCCTGTGGTACAAAGAAAACAAAGAACGTGCCGAAGGATATCTTCGCAATACCATATACAGGCTGCTTGATAACAGAGATGACTTCCTGATATCAGGCGTATCATTGCTCAGTACTTTCAAAAAAATTGAAGTCAAACCTCACTGGCTGGGATATATCATCCGCACCATCTACAATAGCGGTAATTATCTTGTCCCTGTCTGGTAA
- a CDS encoding AAA family ATPase, whose amino-acid sequence MKDFFEEIVGYEDIKKELRIISDMLNNAEMYKKLGASINEGVILNGRPGTGKTTMANCLIKSTNRSVYLCRKKATDGEFVKTINDVFKNAKENMPSIVLLDDLDKFSDKDENCDAEEFAAVQSCMDEIKGMDIFVIATVNNIRKIPDSLKRAGRLGKRIYVRLPKANEAARIVKHYLDRIENCNDLDEMSIARMLNGESCAALENVINSAAMKAAFNRQDKVNMQNIIDACLDVIFDAPESEEDLSEEFKRRVAYHEAGHAVAAEVLDPGSVSIISIRKTDGGKYGFIKYLRREEKEDFCSDYSENIIMTSLAGKAATELVFGESDMGVNSDLHHAFDKAKIMVDNRCMYGFNNWIEDNDSSFVAENRNRAMAMVLEKNYLEVKKLLAANRVLLDKIADELIKNTTLTYSDVQSICVSYKKQIS is encoded by the coding sequence ATGAAGGATTTTTTTGAAGAAATAGTTGGATATGAAGATATCAAAAAGGAATTACGAATTATTAGCGATATGCTGAATAACGCAGAAATGTATAAAAAACTTGGAGCAAGTATCAATGAGGGGGTAATTCTAAATGGTAGACCAGGCACTGGTAAGACTACCATGGCTAACTGCCTTATAAAATCCACTAACAGATCAGTTTACTTATGTAGAAAGAAGGCTACAGACGGTGAGTTTGTGAAGACAATAAATGATGTGTTCAAGAATGCTAAAGAAAACATGCCATCAATTGTGCTTTTAGATGATCTCGATAAGTTTTCTGATAAGGATGAGAATTGTGATGCAGAGGAATTCGCTGCTGTTCAATCCTGCATGGACGAAATAAAAGGGATGGATATTTTTGTTATCGCAACTGTCAACAACATACGAAAGATTCCTGATTCTTTGAAAAGAGCAGGGAGGTTGGGTAAAAGAATATATGTGCGCTTGCCTAAAGCCAATGAGGCAGCAAGGATTGTAAAACATTATCTTGATAGGATTGAAAATTGCAATGATTTAGATGAAATGTCAATTGCAAGAATGTTGAATGGTGAATCGTGCGCAGCATTGGAGAATGTAATAAACAGCGCTGCTATGAAGGCTGCTTTCAATCGTCAGGATAAAGTGAATATGCAAAACATAATAGATGCATGTTTGGATGTGATATTTGACGCTCCCGAAAGTGAGGAGGATCTTTCAGAAGAGTTCAAACGTAGAGTCGCCTATCACGAAGCTGGTCATGCAGTTGCCGCTGAAGTATTGGACCCAGGGAGTGTAAGTATAATCTCTATAAGAAAAACAGATGGTGGTAAATATGGATTTATCAAGTATTTAAGACGTGAAGAAAAAGAGGATTTTTGTAGTGATTATAGCGAAAACATTATTATGACATCATTGGCAGGGAAAGCGGCTACAGAACTTGTTTTTGGAGAGTCCGATATGGGGGTGAACAGTGACCTACATCATGCATTTGATAAAGCTAAAATAATGGTTGACAACAGATGCATGTATGGATTTAATAACTGGATTGAAGATAATGACTCAAGTTTTGTGGCTGAAAATAGAAACCGTGCTATGGCAATGGTATTGGAGAAAAACTATCTGGAAGTCAAAAAGCTGTTGGCAGCAAATCGAGTTTTATTGGATAAAATTGCTGATGAATTGATAAAGAATACAACCCTTACATATTCAGATGTTCAGAGCATATGTGTTTCGTATAAAAAACAAATATCGTGA